One Oscillospiraceae bacterium genomic region harbors:
- a CDS encoding MptD family putative ECF transporter S component: MQSNNKLTIPDLISIGVFTAIYFVLVTIATFASALLLPGVSNIFLPAIAALISGSVYMLLAAKLQKFGGITIMGLVMGLFFFVSGHFVLSFAANILFGVLADWVASLGKYYDRKLLFVSYILFSFGLTGPILPLWFMKDAYVAALQARGKDAAYIDALFAPINTGTFIVCLVSILVCAVIGGLFGQKMIKKHFAKAGIV; encoded by the coding sequence ATGCAATCCAACAACAAACTTACCATCCCGGATCTGATCTCCATCGGCGTGTTTACGGCTATCTACTTTGTGCTGGTCACCATCGCCACCTTTGCCAGTGCGTTGCTGCTGCCTGGTGTGTCCAACATCTTTTTGCCTGCCATCGCGGCGCTGATCTCTGGCAGCGTCTACATGCTGCTGGCGGCCAAACTGCAAAAGTTCGGCGGCATCACCATCATGGGTCTGGTCATGGGGCTGTTTTTCTTCGTCTCCGGCCACTTTGTGTTGTCCTTTGCTGCCAACATCCTGTTCGGCGTCCTGGCCGATTGGGTGGCCTCGCTGGGCAAGTATTATGACCGCAAGCTGCTGTTCGTCAGCTACATCCTGTTCTCCTTCGGCCTTACCGGTCCCATTCTGCCGCTGTGGTTCATGAAGGATGCCTACGTGGCCGCCCTGCAGGCCCGCGGCAAGGACGCCGCCTATATCGACGCCCTGTTTGCGCCCATCAACACGGGAACTTTCATTGTCTGCCTTGTGTCTATTCTGGTGTGCGCGGTCATTGGCGGGCTGTTTGGTCAAAAGATGATCAAAAAGCACTTCGCCAAAGCAGGTATCGTCTGA
- a CDS encoding energy-coupling factor transporter transmembrane protein EcfT, with protein sequence MRFRMDPRAKLYLLLLANLMLFFHVSLAAEAIMAALFLLLFFLSGCYAAGLRLTAIYGVLLALDLWAVPRAENSPFLNVVALFSVGIRMMLPCIITGAYAFSTTTAGELVCALRSMHVPESIIIPCAVVIRFFPTVGEDYRQIRAAMALRGIAEGKAALLLHPAQLLEYILMPLLMNGNNVAQDLSVAALTKGIGLPGRHTSMIELCPKAADILYSLLCTLPMLLFWGGVL encoded by the coding sequence ATGCGGTTCCGCATGGACCCGCGTGCCAAGCTGTATTTGCTACTGCTGGCGAACCTGATGCTCTTTTTCCACGTCAGCCTGGCGGCGGAGGCTATCATGGCGGCGCTGTTTCTGCTGTTGTTTTTCCTCTCCGGGTGCTATGCGGCTGGGCTGCGGCTGACAGCCATCTACGGTGTGCTGCTGGCGCTGGACCTATGGGCTGTGCCCCGGGCCGAGAACAGCCCGTTTCTCAATGTGGTGGCCCTCTTCTCGGTAGGCATCCGCATGATGCTGCCCTGCATCATCACCGGTGCGTATGCGTTTTCCACTACCACGGCGGGGGAACTGGTCTGCGCGCTGCGCAGCATGCACGTGCCGGAAAGCATCATCATCCCTTGCGCGGTGGTCATCCGCTTTTTCCCCACGGTGGGCGAGGACTACCGCCAGATCCGCGCGGCCATGGCGCTGCGCGGCATCGCTGAGGGCAAAGCGGCGCTGCTGCTCCACCCGGCACAATTGCTGGAGTACATCCTGATGCCACTGCTGATGAACGGTAACAACGTGGCGCAGGACCTCTCGGTCGCGGCGCTGACGAAGGGGATCGGCCTGCCGGGGCGGCACACCAGCATGATCGAACTGTGCCCCAAGGCGGCGGACATTCTCTACTCGCTGCTCTGCACGCTGCCGATGCTGCTCTTCTGGGGAGGTGTGCTGTGA
- a CDS encoding energy-coupling factor ABC transporter ATP-binding protein has protein sequence MAENNTNAPLIETSAVGFTYQGSETPALQDVTLSIGAGECVLLCGKSGCGKTTFTRLLNGLAPAFFPGRMLGSCRVGDLLAGTAAIEEYVPLVGSVFQNPKTQYFNVDTTAELAFPCENVGMPSAEIRSRVQDCARRFGLTGLMDRSIFRLSGGEKQRIAFAAASMLGPRLLVLDEPTSNLDAGAIVQLHDMIAAMKEAGVTIVLAEHRLAWITDQADRYFFFEEGRLAAQWTAAAFAALTAKALTARGLRARELATCRARLREKSAASNGPAPAQAAIQSKGVTLGYSKRSPIRTLPDFSLAYGEIVGLMGHNGIGKSTLARTLCGLLKPLGGQILWDGAPAKPRSCTRRSFLVMQDVNYQLFSDSVREEVLLGAAQPERCDEILAALGLTTLADRHPMSLSGGQKQRVVVAAAMLSGKDLIVLDEPTSGLDHAHMQQVGQLLQQLKQAGKIVLVITHDEELAADWCDRVIQWNDKEERGR, from the coding sequence ATGGCAGAAAATAATACCAACGCCCCGCTGATTGAGACCAGTGCCGTCGGCTTTACCTACCAGGGAAGCGAGACCCCAGCTCTGCAGGATGTGACCCTGTCCATCGGGGCAGGGGAGTGCGTGCTGCTGTGCGGCAAAAGCGGCTGCGGCAAAACCACCTTCACCCGTCTGCTCAATGGCTTAGCTCCGGCGTTTTTCCCCGGCCGGATGCTGGGCAGCTGCCGCGTAGGCGACCTGCTGGCAGGCACCGCCGCCATCGAGGAATACGTGCCGCTGGTGGGCAGCGTGTTCCAAAACCCCAAGACCCAATATTTTAATGTGGACACCACCGCCGAGCTGGCCTTCCCCTGCGAGAATGTGGGGATGCCCTCGGCCGAGATCCGCAGCCGCGTGCAGGATTGCGCCCGGCGGTTCGGCCTGACTGGGCTGATGGACCGCAGTATCTTCCGCCTGTCTGGCGGCGAGAAGCAGCGCATCGCCTTTGCCGCCGCCAGCATGCTGGGTCCGCGCCTGTTGGTGCTGGACGAACCCACCAGCAACCTGGACGCCGGAGCCATCGTACAGCTGCACGATATGATCGCCGCAATGAAAGAGGCGGGCGTCACCATCGTACTGGCAGAGCACCGCCTGGCCTGGATCACCGACCAGGCGGACCGCTATTTCTTCTTTGAGGAGGGCCGCCTGGCTGCCCAGTGGACGGCTGCCGCGTTTGCCGCCCTCACGGCGAAGGCCCTTACCGCCCGCGGTCTGCGTGCCCGGGAACTGGCAACCTGCCGCGCCCGCTTGAGGGAAAAGTCGGCGGCCTCCAATGGGCCAGCCCCGGCGCAGGCGGCCATTCAAAGCAAAGGGGTGACCTTGGGCTACAGCAAGCGCAGCCCCATCCGCACACTGCCTGACTTCTCGCTGGCCTATGGTGAGATCGTGGGCCTGATGGGCCACAACGGCATTGGCAAAAGTACGCTGGCACGCACCCTTTGCGGGCTGCTCAAACCTCTGGGCGGGCAGATCCTCTGGGACGGCGCACCGGCCAAGCCCCGCAGCTGCACCCGCCGCAGCTTTTTGGTTATGCAGGATGTCAACTATCAGCTGTTCAGCGACAGCGTGCGGGAGGAAGTGCTGCTGGGCGCTGCCCAACCGGAACGCTGTGACGAGATATTGGCCGCCCTGGGCCTGACTACGTTGGCCGACCGCCACCCCATGAGCCTGAGCGGCGGGCAGAAGCAGCGCGTTGTGGTGGCCGCGGCCATGCTCTCCGGCAAGGATCTGATCGTGCTGGACGAGCCCACCAGCGGCCTGGACCATGCCCACATGCAGCAGGTCGGCCAGCTGTTGCAGCAGTTAAAACAGGCAGGCAAAATCGTGCTGGTCATCACCCACGATGAAGAACTGGCCGCCGATTGGTGCGACCGCGTGATCCAGTGGAACGACAAGGAGGAAAGAGGACGATGA